From a region of the Flavobacterium sediminilitoris genome:
- a CDS encoding DNA cytosine methyltransferase has product MNEHSNNIFERGQIADVGSKGINVLSLFNGMSTGHTALDNVGIKVNKYYSSELKPYAIELTQYHYPETIQLGDVNNWREWDIDWKSIDLLLSGSPCKDLSIAGKRKGINGSNSGLFWKFIEIYEHIKQLNHNVIFFQENVGSAPKEDIGIMSRAMGVYPVRFNSSLVTAQLRDRYYWTNAKTKPFGMFGDLVTDIPEPKDRNIKLFDVITDGWTNKEKANCILESESRMATSQESLKKRYVKYFNTIVYLVEDEVRVKTNTVKGYDVLTEEDCLNLSFPSSTTRRGRVTKGKAPCLLQGNEPLYVLKDKQVRMLNKIELCRLQGFPDNHCDILSRNKAASLLGDGWTLPIIEHIFQYLPFKKAREEKNVITEYKHKPLNKTGT; this is encoded by the coding sequence ATGAACGAACATAGTAATAACATTTTTGAGCGTGGGCAAATTGCTGACGTAGGAAGCAAAGGAATAAACGTACTTTCTTTATTTAACGGAATGAGTACAGGACATACTGCACTTGATAATGTAGGAATAAAAGTAAATAAGTATTACAGTTCTGAATTAAAGCCTTATGCAATAGAATTAACACAATATCACTATCCAGAAACCATACAATTAGGTGATGTAAATAATTGGCGAGAATGGGATATTGATTGGAAAAGTATTGATTTACTTTTAAGCGGTAGCCCTTGTAAAGATTTATCTATTGCAGGAAAAAGAAAAGGGATAAACGGAAGTAATAGTGGTTTGTTTTGGAAGTTTATTGAAATATACGAACATATTAAACAATTAAACCATAATGTAATATTCTTTCAAGAAAACGTTGGATCTGCACCTAAAGAAGACATTGGAATTATGAGTAGAGCAATGGGTGTTTATCCTGTAAGATTCAATAGCAGTTTGGTTACTGCTCAATTAAGAGATAGATACTATTGGACTAATGCAAAAACTAAACCCTTTGGAATGTTTGGCGATTTAGTTACAGATATTCCAGAACCAAAAGACAGAAATATAAAACTTTTTGATGTTATTACAGATGGTTGGACTAATAAAGAAAAAGCAAACTGCATTTTAGAAAGCGAAAGCAGAATGGCAACAAGCCAGGAAAGTCTAAAAAAACGATACGTTAAATATTTTAATACTATTGTCTATTTGGTTGAAGATGAAGTGAGAGTAAAGACAAATACTGTGAAAGGCTATGATGTTTTAACAGAAGAAGATTGTTTGAATTTATCTTTCCCAAGTAGCACAACGAGACGAGGAAGAGTAACAAAAGGTAAAGCACCTTGTTTGTTGCAAGGAAACGAACCTTTGTATGTATTAAAAGATAAGCAAGTAAGAATGTTGAATAAGATTGAACTTTGTAGATTACAAGGATTTCCAGATAACCATTGCGATATATTGAGTAGAAATAAAGCAGCAAGTCTTTTAGGTGATGGTTGGACTTTACCAATTATAGAACACATCTTCCAATATTTACCTTTTAAAAAAGCGAGGGAAGAAAAAAATGTTATTACGGAATATAAGCACAAACCTTTGAATAAAACAGGAACGTAG
- a CDS encoding phage holin family protein, whose product MKITEILNTAIPKFSLFGEILKKPLIGLYLVGTTVPTAIIVNIWSAFYALCWFFVADLITGLFASYNDWKRSDKKDRWFFGKGEGFSSDKFKKMFIKIIVYCGTPLVIYNFQKTFLLKNISYKRISDAEIDLATFFILIFILNEGFSIFHENLPKCGFNIWHRIKKMIGFYKEIKNEIKE is encoded by the coding sequence ATGAAAATAACAGAAATTTTAAATACTGCTATACCGAAATTCTCTCTTTTTGGAGAAATTTTAAAAAAACCATTAATAGGCTTATACTTAGTTGGTACTACAGTTCCAACTGCAATAATTGTAAATATCTGGAGCGCTTTTTATGCTCTATGTTGGTTTTTTGTTGCTGATTTAATTACAGGTCTTTTTGCGTCTTACAATGATTGGAAAAGATCGGATAAAAAAGATCGTTGGTTTTTTGGCAAAGGAGAAGGTTTTTCATCAGACAAGTTTAAAAAAATGTTTATCAAAATAATTGTCTATTGCGGAACACCTCTAGTTATTTATAATTTTCAAAAAACTTTTTTATTAAAAAACATTAGCTATAAAAGAATTTCAGACGCTGAAATAGATCTAGCTACTTTTTTTATTTTGATATTTATTTTAAATGAAGGCTTCTCTATTTTTCATGAGAACCTACCTAAATGCGGTTTTAATATTTGGCATCGAATTAAAAAAATGATTGGTTTTTACAAAGAAATTAAAAATGAAATAAAAGAATAA
- a CDS encoding S49 family peptidase yields the protein MAKQIHNFFQGSLYIQEAYLDALIPLYFKSITSSDDSDNGKTIEELEKSQISFINSSSSDINTTESAVKVVLINLIGPVIKYYDWWYDMLGTQEYMQILNRYKNDPSIAGVVFNMDTGGGQKYGTPEFFDFIADFIKVKPLVIYTNGLLCSGGYYIACPASYIIANKRADAIGSIGIYTEIFDINGYYESLGLKVHTIYSNLSSEKNKSYRDVIDGIDKNYENYKKKELDPDGQIFIDDMKKSRPQIKEEVFKGGAWNGEEAVKMGLVDANGSLQDAINKVLELAQSNPKSNSNNNKNSKKTSMSKKTKNFPLIQSLIGVEGEGVDTISTITGKKGVQLTEEQLEIVETALSGNEAALTAEKGKVTTAQEQVTSLETAVNTAIETAGLTASVAAAASIEDKITLLGSKVVEFGKQPGKKITNPKSEGDSFEEENSIVDANADHNKIYNQLP from the coding sequence TTGGCTAAACAAATTCATAATTTCTTTCAAGGTAGTCTTTATATTCAAGAAGCATATTTAGATGCTTTGATTCCTCTTTATTTCAAGTCGATAACATCTTCTGATGATTCTGATAATGGTAAAACAATTGAAGAATTAGAGAAATCTCAAATTTCGTTTATAAATTCTTCTTCTTCCGATATTAACACTACTGAAAGTGCTGTTAAAGTAGTTCTTATTAATCTAATTGGTCCAGTTATAAAATATTACGACTGGTGGTATGATATGTTAGGAACTCAAGAATACATGCAAATTTTAAATCGTTACAAAAATGATCCTTCAATTGCTGGAGTAGTTTTCAATATGGATACAGGAGGTGGTCAGAAATATGGAACTCCTGAATTTTTCGATTTTATTGCAGACTTTATTAAAGTAAAACCTTTGGTAATTTATACTAATGGTTTACTCTGTTCTGGTGGATATTACATTGCATGTCCTGCATCATATATAATTGCGAATAAGAGAGCTGATGCAATTGGATCAATTGGTATCTACACTGAAATATTTGACATAAATGGATATTATGAAAGTCTAGGTTTAAAGGTTCATACGATTTACTCTAATTTATCTTCTGAAAAAAATAAATCTTATAGAGATGTTATTGATGGAATTGATAAGAATTATGAGAACTACAAAAAGAAAGAGCTTGATCCAGATGGTCAAATTTTTATTGACGATATGAAAAAATCAAGACCACAAATTAAAGAAGAAGTTTTTAAAGGTGGTGCATGGAATGGTGAAGAAGCTGTAAAAATGGGATTAGTAGACGCTAATGGTAGTCTTCAAGATGCTATTAATAAAGTACTAGAACTTGCACAGTCTAATCCAAAATCAAATTCAAATAATAATAAAAATTCTAAAAAAACGAGTATGTCTAAAAAAACGAAAAACTTCCCATTAATACAAAGTCTAATTGGTGTTGAAGGTGAAGGTGTTGATACAATTTCAACCATAACAGGTAAAAAAGGAGTTCAACTAACAGAAGAACAGTTAGAGATAGTGGAAACTGCTCTATCTGGAAATGAAGCAGCTCTTACTGCTGAAAAAGGCAAAGTGACTACTGCTCAAGAACAAGTTACTTCATTAGAAACAGCTGTAAATACGGCTATTGAAACTGCAGGGTTAACAGCTTCAGTAGCTGCAGCTGCTTCTATTGAAGATAAAATTACTTTATTAGGAAGTAAAGTTGTTGAATTTGGAAAACAACCAGGAAAAAAAATCACTAATCCAAAATCAGAGGGTGATTCTTTTGAAGAAGAAAATTCGATTGTAGATGCAAATGCAGATCACAATAAGATCTACAATCAATTACCTTAA
- a CDS encoding DUF6712 family protein has translation MAQLINTIEDLKKHIVVSASFDFKKVLPYTKRAERKYIISLIGREQYDSIIIHPYDEDSDAPINLVKLLIAEAAAHFSLLLALPVINLQITNHGLKTTENKDASPADWKDVRDLKRSLIETANEALDSAFEIMEENTADFSEWVASDHYTIFKEGIVRHTKTFNDLFNIGNSRKTFLALKPYMTEVEERFILTMLGQCTLDFLKTSSTDSVVLRSQKLLQMAVVSFTISKAAVAGTFSVTQSSLVVSSEELPWERNKMELDEAKLERLRKDRENSGNEYLKKLKKIIVDNPTIFVCYEDKTEVGLANKIQKLKTGLAL, from the coding sequence ATGGCACAGTTAATTAACACAATAGAAGATTTAAAAAAGCATATAGTTGTATCTGCTTCGTTTGACTTTAAAAAAGTCCTTCCTTATACTAAAAGAGCTGAGAGAAAATATATCATTTCCTTAATTGGCCGTGAACAGTATGACTCAATTATAATTCATCCTTACGATGAAGACAGTGATGCTCCTATAAATTTAGTTAAATTATTAATTGCTGAAGCTGCGGCACATTTTTCTTTATTATTAGCTCTTCCAGTAATAAACTTACAGATCACTAATCACGGTTTGAAGACTACAGAAAACAAAGATGCTTCTCCAGCTGACTGGAAAGATGTTCGTGATTTAAAACGATCACTTATAGAAACAGCAAACGAAGCTCTTGATTCTGCTTTTGAGATCATGGAAGAAAATACAGCTGATTTTTCAGAATGGGTTGCTAGTGATCATTACACAATTTTCAAAGAAGGAATTGTACGACATACAAAAACTTTCAACGACTTATTCAATATCGGAAACTCAAGAAAAACATTCCTGGCATTAAAGCCATATATGACAGAAGTTGAAGAACGTTTTATTCTTACTATGCTAGGCCAATGTACACTTGATTTTTTGAAAACTTCATCAACTGATTCTGTCGTTTTAAGATCTCAAAAATTACTGCAGATGGCCGTTGTTTCATTTACAATTTCTAAAGCAGCTGTTGCTGGAACTTTTTCCGTAACTCAAAGCTCTTTAGTCGTCTCTTCAGAAGAATTGCCTTGGGAAAGAAATAAAATGGAACTCGATGAAGCAAAGCTCGAGCGTTTAAGAAAAGACAGGGAAAATTCTGGAAACGAATATCTCAAGAAACTTAAAAAAATAATTGTAGACAATCCTACAATCTTTGTCTGTTATGAAGATAAGACAGAAGTTGGATTGGCAAATAAGATCCAAAAATTAAAAACTGGACTAGCTCTGTAA
- the dnaG gene encoding DNA primase, with translation MKFIKQSSIDTVLDEALVYDVVSATEILKKQGANFFCLSPFTSENTPSFAVNPVKNYFYDNSAGFGGNAITFLMKKYPSISFFEAIEKAAEICGITLEYEERSADQKRLDDEDQAMKKFVEFANKEYQKAFKNLADDSWAKTMIFKERNYTSEIVEAFMIGFAPEEPKSYISTPAINQGMFELSKTLGFTNTSNNISYDFFRNRIMFPIHNDKGIVVGFGGRKSNDESNKKYAKYLNSKESKIYFKDKLLYGLYQAKKSIIVAEKAVLMEGYTDVIASHQAGLTISVATCGTALSEFHAKLLSRFSKHIILFRDGDKAGLRAVHRDIDILLKFGIKVEVVICPEGEDPDSLSKQCNLVDFVEKNRQDAITWKAKFLKEDSKNPEIPNLIKELEFLQNKEIGEIYEKIVPDTNEAYKNANAVEKRMIKKDNDLLFKQISEIERDYKAQIEELPKFEPELVAQSVESMATTLSLIPNEIVLQHYIKLVSKILDQKPQIITGVIQSKKEEAQKKKSDQEKETDAKESKLLKLPEGAKKDQFLEDRFCEIGETYYFMGKSGEFFIGTNFTVIPLFHIDGNQENKRLCEVKNVNGAKRLIDFDSTDIINFTKFKERLIKEGNFFWEPGATNENFLLVSRKLVNEFITASEIKTLGHQQKEGFFAFADGIFHNDQFLKVNKYGIVHVEGLEKSSSEYKADVCHYYSPAYSEIYKSAREDDDPYENDRHFIYKIAPISLDQWMMQLVKVFGDKGKLGLAFCIAANFRDLFLANWKYFPLMGGFGQRDSGKSGFGNCLQSFFYFNIPPLELNTSTLVGISRRLSRVKNTVVFFDEYRDDIDEDKHQQLKGGWNGIGREKGKGAETNRTSSDKINSAIYYAGQYLPTKDDGALPSRSIILNFEQKERSIEEKEEYNKLMNWNKTGISSFVLDVLKYRKYVADNIIKTYSEVLKDLKNSLKEEENIQNRILENYLAILVIMKLLQDKFTFPFTYQEYFDLTRRSIIDNSDTISDSDGLAAFWRVIEYLSTPGHQRQIKEGEDYIIITDSIVNYVPKKGEKAQWKNENKDKVLYLAFSKVHQDYHKEVTKRQGEEVIHETTIRNYLKSKKYFIGLFASKRMGDRTPSGYAFNYSMMQRLGIVNLHDSSDDQTEIDLPESF, from the coding sequence ATGAAATTTATAAAACAATCCTCTATTGATACTGTACTCGATGAAGCTTTAGTGTATGATGTAGTAAGTGCTACTGAAATATTAAAAAAACAAGGCGCAAACTTCTTTTGCTTATCACCTTTTACTTCAGAAAACACACCATCATTTGCCGTGAATCCTGTTAAAAATTACTTTTACGACAATTCAGCCGGCTTTGGAGGAAATGCTATTACTTTTTTAATGAAAAAGTATCCATCGATTTCATTTTTTGAAGCTATCGAAAAAGCTGCTGAAATCTGTGGAATTACTTTAGAATATGAAGAACGTTCTGCTGATCAAAAGAGACTTGATGATGAAGATCAAGCTATGAAAAAGTTTGTTGAATTCGCAAACAAGGAATATCAAAAAGCCTTTAAGAATTTAGCAGATGATTCTTGGGCTAAGACAATGATTTTTAAAGAAAGAAACTATACTTCTGAAATTGTAGAAGCTTTCATGATCGGTTTTGCTCCTGAAGAACCTAAAAGTTATATTTCTACTCCAGCAATTAATCAAGGGATGTTTGAGCTTTCTAAAACTTTAGGTTTTACAAATACTTCGAACAATATTTCTTATGACTTCTTCAGAAATAGAATTATGTTTCCCATCCACAACGATAAAGGAATCGTAGTAGGTTTTGGAGGTCGAAAATCTAATGATGAATCAAATAAAAAGTATGCTAAATATTTAAATTCTAAGGAAAGTAAGATCTATTTCAAAGACAAACTTCTTTATGGCTTGTATCAGGCTAAGAAATCAATAATAGTAGCCGAAAAAGCTGTTTTAATGGAAGGTTATACCGATGTAATTGCATCGCATCAGGCAGGACTTACAATTTCAGTTGCCACTTGCGGAACTGCTCTTTCTGAATTTCATGCAAAATTATTATCTAGATTTTCTAAACACATTATTTTATTTCGTGATGGTGATAAAGCTGGCCTAAGAGCTGTACATCGTGATATTGATATTCTTTTAAAATTTGGAATAAAAGTTGAAGTTGTTATTTGTCCTGAAGGAGAAGATCCAGATAGTTTATCAAAACAATGTAATCTAGTGGATTTTGTCGAAAAAAACAGACAAGATGCAATTACATGGAAAGCAAAATTTTTAAAGGAAGATTCTAAAAATCCAGAGATACCAAATCTGATTAAAGAATTAGAATTTCTTCAAAATAAAGAAATTGGAGAAATATATGAGAAGATAGTTCCTGACACGAACGAAGCTTACAAGAATGCTAATGCCGTTGAAAAAAGGATGATCAAGAAAGACAATGATCTTCTTTTTAAACAAATCTCTGAAATAGAAAGAGATTATAAAGCTCAAATCGAAGAGCTGCCAAAATTTGAACCTGAGCTAGTTGCTCAATCTGTAGAGAGTATGGCCACTACTCTTTCATTAATACCTAATGAAATAGTGCTGCAGCATTATATAAAATTAGTTTCCAAAATTCTAGATCAGAAGCCTCAAATAATTACAGGAGTAATTCAATCTAAAAAGGAAGAAGCTCAAAAAAAGAAATCGGACCAGGAGAAAGAAACTGATGCAAAAGAGAGTAAACTTTTAAAACTTCCTGAAGGAGCAAAAAAGGATCAGTTCTTAGAAGACCGTTTCTGTGAGATTGGAGAGACTTATTATTTCATGGGTAAGAGTGGAGAGTTCTTTATCGGTACAAATTTCACCGTAATACCATTATTCCATATCGACGGAAATCAAGAAAATAAACGTCTATGTGAAGTAAAAAACGTGAACGGTGCAAAACGATTAATTGACTTTGATTCAACAGACATTATCAACTTTACAAAATTCAAAGAGCGTCTGATCAAGGAGGGTAACTTTTTTTGGGAACCAGGAGCAACTAACGAAAATTTTCTCCTGGTCTCGAGAAAACTTGTAAACGAATTTATAACAGCTTCAGAAATCAAAACACTAGGACATCAGCAAAAGGAGGGATTTTTTGCCTTTGCAGATGGTATTTTCCACAACGATCAATTTTTAAAAGTCAACAAATATGGAATTGTTCATGTGGAAGGCCTAGAAAAATCGAGTTCAGAATACAAAGCAGATGTTTGTCATTATTATTCTCCAGCTTATTCTGAAATATACAAGTCAGCTCGTGAAGATGATGATCCATACGAGAATGATAGACACTTCATTTATAAGATTGCTCCTATCTCATTAGATCAGTGGATGATGCAGCTTGTTAAAGTTTTTGGAGATAAAGGAAAGCTAGGCCTGGCCTTTTGCATCGCTGCCAATTTTAGAGATTTATTTTTAGCAAACTGGAAATATTTTCCCTTAATGGGAGGTTTTGGCCAGCGAGATTCAGGAAAATCAGGTTTTGGAAATTGTCTACAATCTTTCTTTTATTTCAATATCCCTCCTCTGGAACTAAACACTTCTACACTTGTAGGTATCTCAAGAAGATTAAGCAGAGTAAAAAATACAGTTGTTTTCTTTGATGAATATAGAGATGATATCGATGAGGATAAGCATCAACAATTAAAAGGTGGATGGAACGGCATTGGCCGTGAAAAAGGGAAAGGTGCAGAAACGAATAGAACCTCCAGTGATAAAATTAATTCGGCTATTTATTATGCAGGCCAATATTTGCCAACAAAAGATGATGGAGCTCTTCCGTCACGCTCAATAATTCTAAATTTTGAACAAAAAGAACGTTCAATTGAAGAAAAAGAAGAGTACAATAAATTGATGAATTGGAACAAAACAGGAATTTCCTCTTTTGTACTGGATGTCCTAAAATATAGAAAATATGTTGCTGACAATATAATTAAAACTTACTCTGAAGTTCTGAAGGACTTAAAAAATTCATTGAAAGAAGAAGAAAACATTCAAAATAGAATTTTAGAGAACTACTTGGCCATTTTAGTAATTATGAAATTACTCCAGGACAAATTTACCTTTCCTTTTACTTATCAGGAATACTTTGATTTAACAAGAAGATCAATTATTGATAACTCCGATACGATATCTGATTCAGATGGTTTAGCCGCTTTCTGGAGAGTCATTGAATACTTGTCTACTCCTGGTCACCAGCGACAAATAAAAGAAGGTGAAGATTACATAATTATAACAGATTCAATTGTGAATTATGTACCTAAAAAAGGAGAAAAAGCACAATGGAAAAACGAAAATAAGGACAAAGTATTATATCTCGCATTTTCAAAGGTGCATCAAGATTATCACAAAGAAGTAACTAAGAGACAAGGTGAAGAAGTAATTCACGAAACGACAATTCGTAATTACTTAAAATCGAAAAAATATTTCATTGGATTGTTTGCGAGCAAACGAATGGGGGATAGAACTCCTAGTGGGTACGCCTTTAATTATTCAATGATGCAACGCCTAGGAATTGTCAATTTACATGACTCCAGCGATGATCAAACTGAAATTGATCTTCCTGAATCCTTTTAA
- a CDS encoding YcbK family protein: MQLTKNFILDEFRCNDGTAVPEIYISNVKELANNLQILRDYLNEPVFITGSGYRTPFWNAKVGGVKNSEHLVAKAADINVKSKTPKQLASVIEKLIKAGKMKEGGIGVYNGFVHYDVRGTKARW; the protein is encoded by the coding sequence ATGCAACTAACAAAAAATTTTATATTAGATGAGTTTAGATGTAATGATGGTACAGCTGTACCAGAAATTTATATATCAAACGTTAAAGAACTAGCTAATAATTTACAAATTCTTAGAGATTATTTAAATGAACCCGTTTTTATAACTGGCTCAGGCTATAGAACTCCTTTTTGGAATGCAAAAGTTGGAGGTGTTAAAAACAGTGAACATTTAGTCGCAAAAGCAGCAGATATAAATGTAAAAAGTAAAACACCTAAACAACTTGCATCTGTAATAGAAAAATTAATTAAAGCTGGAAAAATGAAAGAAGGTGGTATAGGTGTTTACAATGGATTTGTACATTATGATGTTCGAGGAACTAAAGCAAGATGGTAA
- a CDS encoding DNA modification methylase — protein MSDLLLAPLEWTTEKRKVSDLIPYEYNPRRLTEDKKEKLKASLERFNLAEIPAINTDNKIIAGHQRIVVLLELGRGDDFIDVRVPNRTLTEEEFKTYNISSNVPTGEWDVDILNAIFADIDLMGLGLDVSAIPLPDSDVPPELFNEEEDEFEFVLPVDPISVTGDLYEFRSLQKKLTHKIICGDSRDVSVYDKLLQGELFRLILTDPPYNVDYEGGTKDRLKIQNDKMKTDDFYTFLLEFYTAAFSKASKGCPIYVFHADTEGVNFRKALKDAGFKLSQCLIWLKNSIVMGRQDYHWKHEPCLYAWKEGEAHPWYSDRKQTTILEFDRPTKSEDHPTMKPVPLFVYIIKNSSKQREIIGDCFTGSGTTIIASEQSWRQARCLELEPGFIDLTVKRWVKYMRDNHLEHEVYKNGQILSKTELDKYFDKIEPL, from the coding sequence ATGAGTGATTTATTATTAGCTCCATTGGAGTGGACAACTGAAAAAAGGAAAGTTTCTGATTTAATTCCTTATGAGTATAATCCTAGGAGGTTAACTGAAGATAAAAAGGAAAAATTGAAAGCAAGTTTAGAACGTTTCAATTTGGCCGAAATTCCTGCAATTAATACTGATAACAAAATTATTGCAGGCCATCAAAGAATTGTAGTTCTTCTTGAGCTTGGCCGTGGTGATGATTTTATCGATGTTAGAGTTCCTAATAGAACACTTACTGAAGAGGAATTTAAAACTTACAACATTAGTTCTAACGTTCCTACAGGAGAATGGGATGTTGACATTCTAAATGCAATTTTTGCTGATATTGATCTGATGGGATTAGGATTAGATGTTAGTGCAATACCTCTTCCGGATTCAGATGTTCCTCCAGAACTTTTTAACGAAGAAGAAGATGAGTTTGAATTTGTATTGCCTGTTGATCCAATTAGTGTAACTGGAGATCTTTATGAGTTTAGAAGTTTGCAAAAAAAATTAACGCATAAGATTATCTGTGGAGATAGTAGAGATGTTTCGGTTTATGATAAATTACTCCAGGGCGAATTGTTTCGACTTATTTTAACAGATCCGCCTTATAATGTCGATTATGAAGGAGGTACTAAAGACCGCTTGAAAATTCAAAATGACAAAATGAAAACCGATGACTTCTATACTTTTTTATTAGAATTCTATACTGCAGCTTTTTCTAAAGCTTCAAAAGGTTGTCCTATTTATGTTTTTCATGCTGATACTGAAGGCGTAAATTTTCGTAAAGCTCTTAAAGATGCTGGGTTCAAATTATCACAGTGTTTAATTTGGTTGAAAAACTCTATTGTGATGGGTAGACAGGATTATCACTGGAAGCATGAACCTTGTCTTTATGCATGGAAAGAAGGCGAAGCTCATCCATGGTATTCAGATCGAAAACAAACTACAATTTTAGAATTTGACAGACCAACAAAAAGCGAAGATCATCCGACAATGAAGCCTGTGCCTTTATTTGTTTACATCATTAAAAATAGCTCTAAGCAAAGGGAAATTATAGGAGATTGCTTTACTGGATCTGGAACGACAATTATAGCATCTGAGCAAAGTTGGAGACAAGCTAGATGTTTAGAACTTGAACCAGGCTTTATTGATCTAACGGTAAAACGTTGGGTAAAATATATGCGAGATAATCATTTGGAACATGAAGTTTATAAAAATGGACAAATTTTGTCCAAAACAGAACTTGACAAATACTTCGATAAAATAGAGCCACTGTAA